In a genomic window of Amycolatopsis japonica:
- the iolC gene encoding 5-dehydro-2-deoxygluconokinase: MTVLEALTVGRVGVDLYPEQSGVPLAGVSTFAKSLGGTATNVAVAAARLGRSTSVLTKVGPDGFGEYVRQALREFGVSPAHVGTSEGLQTPVVFCSLDPPADPPLLFYRSPIAPDLTIGEHDVPWDVVESVPLLWVTGTGVSVEPARSTQRRMLERRGRRSHTVLDLDFRPMFWPDTATARAEIGWMLDHVTVAVGNRAEAEVAVGTADPDEAASRMLARGVELAVIKKGAEGVLVATVEGRWTVPPQRVEVVCGLGAGDGFGGALIHGLLSGWDPVRIATYANAAGALVASRLACADAMPTADEIEELL; this comes from the coding sequence ATGACCGTTCTCGAAGCACTGACCGTCGGCCGGGTCGGGGTGGACCTCTACCCCGAGCAGAGCGGCGTGCCGCTGGCCGGGGTCAGCACCTTCGCCAAATCGCTCGGCGGCACCGCGACCAACGTCGCGGTCGCCGCCGCGCGGCTCGGCCGCTCGACGTCGGTGCTGACGAAGGTCGGCCCGGACGGCTTCGGCGAGTACGTGCGGCAGGCGCTGCGGGAGTTCGGTGTCTCCCCCGCGCACGTCGGGACGTCGGAAGGGTTGCAGACGCCGGTGGTGTTCTGCTCGCTGGACCCGCCCGCGGATCCGCCGCTGCTGTTCTACCGGTCGCCGATCGCCCCGGATCTGACCATCGGCGAACACGATGTGCCCTGGGACGTCGTGGAATCCGTTCCCCTGCTGTGGGTCACCGGGACCGGTGTCTCGGTCGAACCGGCGCGCTCCACCCAGCGCCGGATGCTCGAACGGCGCGGCCGCCGGTCGCATACCGTGCTGGACCTCGACTTCCGGCCGATGTTCTGGCCGGACACCGCGACGGCACGCGCGGAGATCGGTTGGATGCTCGACCACGTCACGGTCGCGGTCGGCAACCGCGCCGAGGCGGAGGTCGCCGTCGGCACGGCGGATCCCGACGAGGCCGCGTCCCGGATGCTGGCCAGGGGTGTCGAACTGGCGGTGATCAAGAAGGGCGCGGAGGGCGTGCTGGTGGCGACCGTCGAGGGCCGTTGGACGGTGCCGCCCCAGCGGGTCGAAGTCGTCTGCGGGCTCGGCGCCGGGGACGGTTTCGGCGGCGCGCTGATCCACGGCCTGCTCTCCGGCTGGGATCCGGTGCGCATCGCCACCTACGCCAACGCGGCGGGCGCGCTCGTCGCCTCCCGGCTCGCCTGCGCCGACGCCATGCCCACCGCCGACGAGATCGAGGAGTTGCTGTGA
- a CDS encoding ATP-binding cassette domain-containing protein: protein MSRLLEVKDVGKTYGSVIALRDVSTVVNAGEVTCVLGDNGAGKSTLIKILAGVHQHDRGEFLVEGEPVKFASPREALDRGIATVYQDLAVVPLMSVWRNFFLGSEPTVGFGPFRALDRKKGRETTKKALSDMGIDLRDVEQPVGTLSGGERQCVAIARAVYFGAKVLILDEPTAALGVKQAGVVLKYVAQARDRGLGVVLITHNPHHAYPVADRFLLLKRGVSLGAYEKSEIDLAELTRQMAGGAELEALEHELRAAESPS, encoded by the coding sequence ATGAGTCGTCTCCTCGAGGTGAAGGACGTCGGCAAGACCTACGGCAGCGTGATCGCGCTGCGCGACGTCTCCACCGTGGTCAACGCGGGCGAGGTCACCTGCGTGCTCGGCGACAACGGCGCCGGGAAGTCCACGCTGATCAAGATCCTGGCCGGAGTCCATCAACACGACCGGGGCGAGTTCCTGGTCGAGGGCGAGCCGGTCAAGTTCGCCTCGCCGCGTGAAGCGCTCGATCGCGGGATCGCGACGGTGTACCAGGATCTTGCGGTCGTCCCGCTGATGAGCGTGTGGCGGAACTTCTTCCTCGGCTCCGAGCCGACGGTGGGTTTCGGCCCGTTCCGCGCGCTGGACCGGAAGAAGGGCCGCGAGACGACCAAGAAGGCGTTGTCCGACATGGGCATCGACCTGCGCGACGTCGAGCAGCCGGTCGGCACGCTCTCCGGCGGCGAGCGGCAGTGCGTCGCCATCGCGCGGGCCGTGTACTTCGGCGCGAAGGTGCTGATCCTCGACGAGCCGACGGCCGCGCTGGGCGTCAAGCAGGCGGGGGTCGTGCTCAAGTACGTCGCGCAGGCCCGTGACCGCGGGCTCGGCGTCGTGCTGATCACGCACAACCCGCATCACGCCTATCCGGTGGCCGATCGCTTCCTGCTGCTCAAACGGGGCGTTTCGCTCGGCGCCTACGAGAAGTCCGAGATCGACCTGGCGGAGCTGACCAGGCAGATGGCGGGCGGCGCGGAACTGGAAGCCCTGGAACACGAATTGCGAGCCGCGGAGTCCCCTTCATGA
- a CDS encoding ABC transporter permease: MTTTTLDERIAKPRLMDRLVVRPEIGALLGAVVVFLFFTVVTDQFFSGSGVATWLDDASTLGIMAVAVSLLMIGGEFDLSAGVMTASTALVTATLATQAGWNVWLALFASLVFALAVGAFNGWLVMRTGLPSFIVTLGTFLALQGLNLGVTRLVTGTVQVSGMRSTDGYESAGFVFASTVDIGGTAFQISILWWIGFAVLAAWLLVRTRFGNWIFAVGGSAQSSRAVGVPVVRTKIMLFMTTALAAWLVGSINILRFASVQANQGIGLEFQYIIAAVIGGCLLTGGFGSAIGAAIGALIFGMARQGIVFARWDSDWFMLFLGVMLLSAVLVNNAFRRRAERVRR; this comes from the coding sequence ATGACAACCACCACCCTCGACGAACGGATCGCGAAACCGCGGCTGATGGACAGGCTGGTCGTCCGGCCCGAGATCGGCGCGCTGCTCGGCGCCGTCGTCGTCTTCCTGTTCTTCACCGTCGTCACCGACCAGTTCTTCAGCGGCAGCGGCGTGGCGACCTGGCTGGACGACGCCTCGACGCTCGGCATCATGGCGGTCGCGGTGTCCCTGCTGATGATCGGCGGCGAGTTCGACCTCTCCGCCGGGGTCATGACGGCGTCCACCGCGCTCGTCACCGCGACGTTGGCGACGCAGGCGGGCTGGAACGTCTGGCTCGCGCTGTTCGCTTCGCTGGTCTTCGCCCTCGCGGTCGGCGCGTTCAACGGCTGGCTGGTGATGCGCACCGGGTTGCCCAGTTTCATCGTCACCCTGGGCACCTTTCTTGCCTTGCAAGGCCTCAACCTCGGCGTCACCAGGCTGGTCACCGGCACCGTCCAGGTGTCCGGGATGCGTTCGACCGACGGCTACGAGTCCGCCGGCTTCGTCTTCGCGTCCACTGTGGACATCGGAGGCACGGCGTTCCAGATCTCGATCCTCTGGTGGATCGGCTTCGCCGTACTGGCCGCCTGGCTGCTGGTGAGGACCCGCTTCGGCAACTGGATCTTCGCCGTCGGCGGCTCCGCGCAGAGTTCGCGCGCGGTCGGCGTACCGGTGGTGCGCACCAAGATCATGCTGTTCATGACCACCGCGCTCGCCGCGTGGCTGGTCGGCTCGATCAACATCCTGCGGTTCGCGAGTGTCCAGGCGAACCAGGGCATCGGGCTGGAGTTCCAGTACATCATCGCGGCCGTGATCGGCGGCTGCCTGCTGACCGGCGGGTTCGGTTCGGCGATCGGCGCCGCGATCGGCGCGCTGATCTTCGGTATGGCGCGGCAGGGAATCGTGTTCGCCCGCTGGGACAGCGACTGGTTCATGCTGTTCCTCGGGGTGATGCTGCTGTCCGCGGTCCTGGTCAACAACGCCTTCCGGCGGCGAGCGGAAAGGGTCCGGCGATGA
- a CDS encoding sugar ABC transporter substrate-binding protein encodes MSHRLKGILVVVAGLLLLSACTGPKAEEKPAAGAGPAATQPSGPLRVAVISHGTAGDAFWNVVKNGAEEAGRQLDVQVEYNSDGDPGNQAKLIDNAVAQRVGGLVVSMANPEALKTSIENAVRAGIPVITINSGEDKSAAYGALTHVGQNETIAGEEAGKKFRALGKKKLLCVVHEAGNVGQAQRCDGAKTGFAGDVQTLQVDISNPTDAESRIRGAVQTDSSLDAVLTLNSQVAARAVSAIKAVGSKAQVGTFDLNTDVVGAIKAGDVVFAVDQQQYEQGYLPVQFLKLYRDNANVVGGGKPVLTGPDLVDKSTVDTVGQYVQRGTR; translated from the coding sequence ATGTCCCATCGCTTGAAAGGGATTCTGGTGGTCGTGGCGGGGCTGCTGCTCCTGTCCGCGTGCACCGGACCGAAGGCCGAGGAGAAACCCGCCGCCGGCGCGGGCCCGGCGGCGACCCAGCCCAGCGGGCCGCTGCGGGTGGCGGTCATCTCGCACGGCACGGCCGGTGACGCGTTCTGGAACGTGGTCAAGAACGGCGCCGAAGAGGCTGGCAGGCAGCTCGACGTCCAGGTCGAGTACAACTCGGACGGAGACCCCGGCAACCAGGCCAAGCTGATCGACAACGCGGTCGCCCAGCGGGTCGGCGGGCTGGTGGTGTCGATGGCGAACCCGGAGGCGCTCAAGACCTCGATCGAGAACGCGGTCCGCGCCGGGATCCCGGTCATCACCATCAACTCCGGCGAGGACAAGAGCGCGGCGTACGGCGCGCTCACCCATGTCGGGCAGAACGAGACCATCGCGGGCGAGGAGGCCGGGAAGAAGTTCCGGGCGCTCGGCAAGAAGAAGCTGCTCTGCGTGGTCCACGAAGCGGGCAACGTCGGGCAGGCGCAACGCTGTGACGGCGCCAAGACCGGTTTCGCGGGCGACGTGCAGACCCTGCAGGTCGACATCAGCAACCCCACCGACGCCGAATCCCGGATCAGGGGCGCGGTGCAGACCGACTCCTCCCTCGACGCCGTCCTGACGCTGAACTCGCAGGTCGCCGCCCGCGCGGTGAGCGCGATCAAGGCGGTCGGTTCGAAGGCCCAGGTCGGCACGTTCGACCTCAACACCGACGTGGTCGGCGCGATCAAGGCGGGCGACGTGGTCTTCGCGGTCGATCAGCAGCAGTACGAACAGGGCTATCTGCCGGTGCAGTTCCTCAAGCTCTACCGGGACAACGCGAACGTCGTCGGCGGCGGGAAGCCGGTGCTCACCGGGCCCGACCTGGTCGACAAATCCACTGTGGACACCGTCGGCCAGTACGTGCAAAGGGGCACGCGATGA
- a CDS encoding sugar phosphate isomerase/epimerase family protein produces the protein MTVTTPRIRVAAAPISWGVCEVPGWGRVLDAGTVLGEMAELGVRATELGPPGYLPRDPAELRERLNGHRLELVGGFLAVVLHENPEAALAEAEESAVLFAACGGDMLVLAAATGLDGYDDRPELSDAEWATLVKTSGEIKEIAARHGLRTVLHPHVGTHVETEREVERFLADSDLPLCLDTGHLLIGGTDPVALAKRHPGRVGHLHLKDVRGELAEDVRAGRLPYAEAVGKGLYVPLGDGDVDIETMVRSVHEAGYDGWYVLEQDTALSEGSPEDLPKRDVARSLAHLDGIVSRLPAAR, from the coding sequence ATGACCGTCACGACACCCCGGATCCGCGTCGCCGCCGCCCCGATCTCTTGGGGCGTCTGCGAAGTCCCCGGATGGGGCCGTGTGCTCGACGCGGGGACCGTACTGGGCGAAATGGCGGAGCTGGGAGTGCGCGCCACCGAACTCGGCCCGCCCGGATACCTGCCGCGAGACCCGGCCGAGCTGCGCGAACGGCTGAACGGCCACCGGCTCGAACTGGTCGGCGGCTTCCTCGCCGTCGTCCTGCACGAGAATCCCGAAGCCGCGCTGGCGGAGGCCGAAGAATCCGCCGTGTTGTTCGCCGCCTGCGGTGGCGACATGCTCGTGCTCGCCGCCGCGACCGGGCTCGACGGTTACGACGATCGGCCGGAGCTGAGCGACGCCGAATGGGCGACCCTCGTGAAAACCTCCGGCGAGATCAAGGAAATCGCCGCACGGCACGGCCTCCGCACCGTGCTGCACCCGCATGTGGGGACGCATGTGGAGACCGAGCGGGAGGTCGAGCGTTTCCTCGCCGACTCCGATCTCCCGCTGTGCCTGGACACCGGGCACCTCCTGATCGGCGGGACCGATCCGGTCGCACTGGCGAAACGCCATCCCGGCAGGGTCGGGCACCTGCACCTCAAGGACGTGCGCGGCGAACTCGCCGAAGACGTCCGCGCCGGAAGGCTTCCCTACGCCGAAGCGGTGGGCAAAGGTCTGTATGTCCCCTTGGGCGACGGGGACGTCGACATCGAAACGATGGTCAGGTCCGTCCACGAGGCGGGCTACGACGGGTGGTACGTGCTCGAACAGGACACCGCGCTGAGCGAGGGGAGCCCGGAGGATCTGCCGAAGCGGGACGTCGCCAGGAGCCTGGCGCATCTCGACGGAATCGTCAGCCGGCTCCCGGCTGCCAGGTAA
- a CDS encoding LacI family DNA-binding transcriptional regulator, whose amino-acid sequence MARPTMEDVAAKAGVSRALVSLVMRNAPNVSDERRTRVLCAAHELGYEPHAMARSLASRTSTVLGVMVSDLRNAFFADVVEGLDAAAEAAGFHLILNTGGRSPARERAALKSLLSFRPAGVILLSPVVPASAIEEAAAQSPVVLVSRTSRAAGVDTVNDDGEAGSALAVDHLVSLGHKRIAHLDGGLAAGAAARRRGYLQAMRRHRLHPVIVHSEHTDTAGEKAVHELLSDPPEGGMPTALVAGNDFNAVGAISALEEVGLRVPEDVSVVGYDNTSLAALRHLSLTTVDQPRTEMGRLAVEALLERIRGERAEPVRHLLHPSLVVRSTTAAPER is encoded by the coding sequence ATGGCGCGACCGACGATGGAGGACGTCGCCGCGAAAGCGGGGGTTTCCCGTGCGCTCGTGTCGCTGGTGATGCGGAACGCGCCGAACGTCTCGGACGAGCGGCGCACGCGCGTGCTCTGTGCGGCGCACGAACTGGGTTACGAGCCGCACGCGATGGCCAGGTCGCTGGCGAGCCGGACGTCGACCGTCCTCGGCGTGATGGTCTCCGATCTCCGCAACGCGTTCTTCGCCGACGTCGTCGAAGGGCTCGACGCGGCGGCCGAAGCGGCCGGGTTCCATTTGATCCTCAACACCGGTGGCCGGAGTCCCGCGCGGGAGCGTGCCGCGCTGAAGAGCCTGCTGTCATTCCGGCCCGCCGGGGTGATCCTGCTGTCGCCGGTGGTCCCCGCGTCGGCGATCGAGGAGGCGGCCGCGCAAAGTCCGGTCGTCCTGGTGTCGCGGACATCGCGCGCGGCGGGCGTGGACACGGTGAACGACGACGGAGAGGCCGGCTCCGCCCTCGCCGTCGATCACCTGGTTTCCTTGGGGCATAAGAGGATCGCCCATCTGGACGGTGGGCTCGCCGCCGGTGCGGCGGCCCGGCGCCGGGGATACCTGCAGGCCATGCGCCGGCATCGGCTGCATCCGGTCATCGTGCACAGCGAGCACACCGACACCGCGGGGGAGAAGGCCGTGCACGAGCTGCTCAGCGATCCTCCGGAAGGCGGAATGCCGACCGCGCTGGTGGCGGGCAACGACTTCAACGCCGTCGGCGCGATCTCCGCGTTGGAAGAAGTGGGCCTGCGTGTGCCGGAAGACGTTTCCGTGGTCGGCTACGACAACACCTCGCTCGCCGCGTTGCGCCATCTTTCACTGACCACCGTGGACCAGCCGCGTACGGAGATGGGCAGGCTGGCCGTCGAAGCACTGCTCGAACGGATCCGGGGTGAACGCGCCGAACCGGTCCGCCATCTGCTGCACCCGTCGCTGGTGGTCCGATCGACCACCGCCGCTCCAGAAAGGTAA
- a CDS encoding Gfo/Idh/MocA family protein has translation MRLGLAGTGRIGTSHAETLKSFDEVSSVVVADVDAARAQAAAAKLGVEAAADIPSLFASSLDGLVIAAATDAHPELILKAVDAGIPVFCEKPVAADIPGTLAVIDKISGADVPVQIGFQRRFDAGYAAARAAVATGDLGWLHTLRATTLDPAPPPAEYVAHSGGLFRDCGVHDFDVVRFVSGREVVEVYAVGTNKGERFFVDAGDVDTAAATLTLDDGTLAVVSLTRYNGAGYDVRLEVLGSAGNVVVGLDDRAPLTSVEPGVQPLPGPAYPGFMERFRPAYVSELKTFLDVAAGRAPSPCGAADALEAFYIAEACEVSRRERRPVRVDEVRV, from the coding sequence ATGAGGTTGGGACTCGCCGGCACCGGCCGGATCGGCACTTCGCACGCCGAGACCTTGAAGAGCTTCGACGAGGTTTCGTCCGTGGTCGTGGCCGACGTCGACGCCGCCCGCGCCCAGGCCGCCGCGGCGAAACTCGGCGTCGAAGCGGCGGCGGACATCCCTTCGCTGTTCGCGTCCTCTTTGGACGGTCTGGTGATCGCCGCGGCGACGGACGCGCATCCGGAGCTGATCCTCAAGGCCGTTGACGCGGGGATCCCCGTGTTCTGCGAGAAACCGGTCGCCGCCGACATCCCGGGAACACTCGCGGTGATCGACAAGATCTCCGGCGCGGACGTCCCGGTGCAGATCGGTTTCCAGCGCCGGTTCGATGCGGGCTACGCGGCCGCACGCGCGGCAGTGGCTACGGGCGACCTCGGCTGGCTGCACACCTTGCGCGCGACCACGCTCGACCCGGCACCACCTCCCGCCGAGTACGTCGCGCACTCCGGCGGCCTGTTCCGCGACTGCGGCGTGCACGACTTCGACGTCGTCCGGTTCGTGAGCGGCCGCGAGGTCGTCGAGGTCTACGCCGTGGGGACGAACAAGGGCGAGCGCTTCTTCGTCGACGCAGGTGACGTCGACACCGCGGCCGCGACCCTGACGCTGGACGACGGAACGCTCGCGGTCGTTTCGCTGACGCGCTACAACGGCGCGGGCTACGACGTCCGGCTGGAAGTACTCGGCTCGGCGGGCAACGTCGTCGTGGGCCTGGACGACCGAGCGCCGCTGACCTCGGTGGAACCGGGTGTCCAGCCGTTGCCCGGCCCGGCGTATCCCGGGTTCATGGAACGCTTCCGCCCCGCGTACGTCAGCGAGTTGAAGACGTTCCTCGATGTCGCCGCCGGTCGCGCGCCGAGCCCGTGCGGTGCGGCTGATGCGTTGGAGGCGTTCTACATCGCCGAAGCGTGCGAGGTCTCGCGCCGCGAACGCCGACCGGTGCGGGTTGACGAGGTCCGCGTCTGA
- a CDS encoding AfsR/SARP family transcriptional regulator — MEFRVLGAVEAWAGGVPVDLGSPKQRLVLAVLLLEAGKPVPRDRIIDLLWPEEPPASARNTVQALVSRLRAVFRGAGGPEIVSEGTRYLLKVDARQVDLHRFTELTAQARDADDETAVELLDEALGLWRGDALSDVVSGEVAQRLRGGVHEARWTALEDRAEAQLRLGRGRQVLAELTELVAAHPLRQRFVGQLMLALHREGRTDDALEAFRALRDRLGSELGLDPSPELRRLETAILGADPALEPATRPEPVRPAQLPHDVRGFAGRATELERLDEATRHAGEGTDIWVISGTAGVGKTALAIRWAHHVRDAFPDGQLYLDLRGFDPDHEPLTPAVALTQLLQALGTAPKAIPPDIDTRAALLRSLLADRRVLLVLDNVRDSGQVLPLLPPSGTVLVTSRQRLGDLIARTGARALPLSVLPAEDARHLLEAVLGSETVAAEEGAAAELARLCGHLPLALRIAAANLGASGEPEIAELARELAGGDPLAELTVDGAEESAVTTAFGVSYRALPEEHRELFRRLALVPGQTFTAPAAQALTGVPHSKANQQLKALAAAHLVERYTPGRYRFHDLLRSFAAGRTLSEDTKAEREAAERRLFESYLTTADAAGRALIPHFLRLPREEPADAPFADTDEALAWLDAEWPNLAAAVEHSAEHGPAEFSWHLADALRAFFHQRGHHAEWIDTASTALKAARRSEAGQAQAAMHLSIALACVNSGRYDEAREHLTSALRGDLLDGWDAGRAAVLNNLSAVHQRLGDPQEAIRCGLESLRLCEELNMPAVSMALANLGFPYWQTGQLDEALANFTRALAVSERDGARFSVAVLLVDLGNVHRDLGLPDDAYDFYTRALAANRELGYTYGEATALSGRAVLESRRDPSEQNRADALEAVELTRKIGDRGTEAWTLVGLGEVCLRLGLPEEAAEHYRLALSIARTTSFFWCEAAARTGLAETLLKLGKLAEARTHGELALELAARSGYRLVEERAKLILDEL; from the coding sequence GTGGAGTTCCGCGTCCTCGGCGCCGTCGAGGCGTGGGCCGGTGGCGTTCCGGTCGATCTCGGCTCGCCCAAACAACGGCTCGTGCTGGCGGTCCTGCTGCTGGAAGCGGGCAAGCCGGTGCCGCGCGACCGGATCATCGACCTGCTCTGGCCCGAAGAACCGCCCGCCAGTGCGCGGAACACCGTGCAAGCGCTGGTGTCGAGGCTGCGTGCGGTGTTCCGCGGCGCGGGCGGGCCGGAGATCGTCTCCGAGGGGACCCGGTACCTGCTCAAGGTCGACGCGCGCCAGGTCGACCTGCACCGCTTCACCGAGCTGACGGCGCAAGCCCGCGACGCCGACGACGAGACGGCCGTGGAACTCCTGGACGAGGCCCTCGGCCTGTGGCGCGGCGACGCGTTGTCCGACGTGGTGAGCGGCGAGGTCGCCCAACGGCTCCGCGGCGGCGTGCACGAGGCACGCTGGACGGCGCTGGAGGATCGGGCCGAAGCGCAGCTGCGGCTCGGGCGCGGCAGGCAGGTCCTCGCCGAGCTGACCGAACTGGTGGCCGCGCATCCCCTGCGGCAGCGGTTCGTCGGGCAGCTCATGCTCGCGCTGCACCGCGAAGGCCGCACCGACGACGCCCTCGAAGCCTTCCGCGCCTTGCGGGACCGGCTCGGCTCCGAGCTGGGGCTCGACCCGTCCCCGGAGCTGCGGCGACTGGAAACCGCCATCCTCGGCGCCGATCCCGCGCTGGAACCGGCGACCAGGCCCGAGCCGGTCCGCCCCGCCCAGCTGCCGCACGACGTCCGCGGGTTCGCCGGGCGCGCGACCGAACTGGAGCGGCTCGACGAGGCGACCCGGCACGCGGGCGAGGGCACCGACATCTGGGTCATCAGCGGGACCGCCGGGGTCGGCAAGACCGCGCTCGCGATCCGGTGGGCCCACCACGTCCGCGACGCTTTCCCCGACGGCCAGCTCTATCTCGACCTGCGCGGTTTCGATCCCGACCACGAACCGCTCACTCCGGCCGTCGCGCTCACCCAGCTCCTGCAGGCGCTCGGCACCGCGCCCAAGGCGATCCCGCCGGACATCGACACGCGGGCCGCGTTGCTCCGTTCCCTCCTCGCCGACCGGCGGGTGCTCCTGGTGCTGGACAACGTGCGCGACAGCGGACAGGTGCTACCGCTGCTGCCGCCGTCGGGCACCGTCCTGGTCACCAGCCGCCAACGGCTCGGCGACCTCATCGCCCGCACCGGCGCCCGCGCGCTCCCGCTGTCCGTGCTGCCCGCCGAGGACGCGCGGCATCTGCTGGAAGCCGTGCTCGGCAGCGAAACCGTCGCCGCCGAGGAAGGCGCGGCCGCGGAACTGGCCCGGCTGTGCGGCCATCTCCCGCTCGCCCTCCGGATCGCGGCTGCCAACCTCGGCGCGAGCGGCGAACCCGAGATCGCCGAACTCGCCCGCGAGCTGGCCGGTGGCGACCCGCTGGCGGAACTGACCGTCGACGGCGCCGAGGAAAGTGCCGTGACCACGGCGTTCGGCGTCTCCTACCGGGCGCTTCCCGAGGAGCACCGCGAGCTGTTCCGCCGTCTCGCGCTCGTCCCCGGACAGACGTTCACCGCCCCCGCCGCCCAGGCGCTGACCGGCGTTCCGCATTCGAAGGCGAACCAGCAGCTCAAGGCGCTGGCGGCCGCGCACCTGGTCGAGCGCTACACGCCGGGTCGCTACCGGTTCCACGATCTTCTCCGCAGTTTCGCGGCGGGCCGCACGCTGTCGGAGGACACGAAGGCCGAACGGGAGGCCGCGGAGAGGCGGCTCTTCGAGAGCTACCTGACCACGGCCGACGCCGCGGGCCGCGCCCTCATCCCGCATTTCCTGCGCCTGCCGCGTGAAGAACCGGCGGACGCACCCTTCGCCGACACCGACGAGGCGCTGGCGTGGCTCGACGCCGAGTGGCCGAACCTCGCCGCCGCCGTCGAGCACAGTGCCGAACACGGCCCGGCCGAGTTCTCGTGGCATCTCGCCGACGCGCTCCGCGCCTTCTTCCACCAGCGCGGTCATCACGCGGAATGGATCGACACGGCCTCGACGGCGCTCAAGGCCGCCCGCCGCAGCGAAGCCGGGCAGGCACAAGCCGCGATGCACCTGAGCATCGCGCTCGCCTGCGTCAACAGCGGCCGCTACGACGAAGCGCGCGAGCACCTCACCAGCGCTCTGCGCGGCGACCTCCTCGACGGCTGGGACGCCGGCCGCGCGGCCGTGCTCAACAACCTGAGCGCGGTGCACCAGCGGCTCGGCGACCCGCAGGAGGCCATCCGCTGCGGACTGGAATCCCTGCGGCTGTGCGAAGAACTGAACATGCCCGCCGTCTCGATGGCGCTGGCGAACCTCGGTTTCCCGTACTGGCAGACGGGTCAGCTCGACGAGGCGCTCGCCAACTTCACGCGCGCGCTGGCGGTCTCCGAACGGGACGGCGCACGGTTCAGCGTCGCGGTGCTGCTGGTCGACCTCGGCAACGTGCACCGTGACCTCGGCCTTCCCGACGACGCCTACGACTTCTACACTCGCGCGCTCGCGGCCAACCGCGAACTGGGCTACACCTACGGCGAGGCGACCGCGCTGTCCGGCAGGGCCGTCCTCGAAAGCAGGCGCGACCCGAGCGAGCAGAACCGCGCGGACGCGCTCGAAGCCGTCGAACTCACCCGCAAGATCGGCGACCGGGGCACTGAAGCCTGGACACTCGTCGGGCTCGGCGAGGTCTGCCTGCGGCTGGGCCTGCCCGAGGAGGCGGCCGAGCACTACCGGCTCGCTTTGTCCATCGCGCGGACGACCAGTTTCTTCTGGTGTGAGGCCGCCGCGCGGACCGGGCTCGCGGAAACCCTGCTGAAACTGGGGAAGCTCGCGGAAGCCCGGACACACGGTGAGCTGGCCCTCGAACTCGCCGCGCGCTCCGGCTACCGGCTCGTCGAAGAACGCGCGAAGCTGATCCTGGACGAGCTTTAG
- a CDS encoding GntR family transcriptional regulator gives MVTFHLDKGSGVATYVQLVQQVKNALRLGLLEPGDRLPTAKEVVAELAINPNTVLKAYRELEREGLVEGKPGLGTFVQKTLGGASFAERTRLRKSLGAWVRDARESGLDQEDVEALFTSVVVDGFRGERTA, from the coding sequence GTGGTCACCTTCCACCTGGACAAGGGCTCGGGCGTCGCGACGTACGTCCAGCTCGTCCAGCAGGTCAAGAACGCCCTGCGCCTGGGATTGCTGGAGCCGGGGGACCGGCTGCCGACGGCGAAGGAGGTGGTCGCCGAGCTGGCGATCAACCCCAACACCGTCCTCAAGGCCTATCGCGAACTGGAGCGCGAAGGGCTCGTCGAAGGGAAGCCGGGCCTCGGCACCTTCGTTCAGAAGACGCTCGGAGGCGCTTCGTTCGCGGAGCGCACGCGGTTGCGGAAAAGCCTGGGGGCTTGGGTCCGCGACGCGCGGGAATCGGGGCTGGATCAGGAAGACGTCGAGGCACTGTTCACCTCAGTGGTGGTCGACGGCTTTCGAGGGGAGCGGACCGCGTGA